A genomic region of Magnolia sinica isolate HGM2019 chromosome 6, MsV1, whole genome shotgun sequence contains the following coding sequences:
- the LOC131248009 gene encoding norbelladine synthase-like, whose protein sequence is MYHKEEERCGVTEKQKKKFKKMQGKLSHEWEVRVPASIVWETYGTLELGKVVAQLLPNLIEKVELVEGDGGVGTVLALTLPEGTPGFNFYKEKFTKIDHENRVKETEVVEGGYLLFGFTLYRVRLEIIEKDNGTSIIRSSVEYEIGEGSAADPSIVSTKALEVMAQVVGRNLEEKNASVGNA, encoded by the exons ATGTACCACAAGGAGGAAGAGCGTTGTGGTGTCACCGAAAAGCagaagaagaaattcaagaaaatgcaAGGGAAGTTGTCACATGAGTGGGAGGTACGTGTGCCAGCGTCAATCGTGTGGGAAACGTATGGCACGCTTGAACTGGGAAAGGTGGTGGCCCAACTGCTCCCAAACCTCATAGAAAAGGTAGAACTTGTAGAAGGCGACGGAGGCGTTGGCACCGTCCTTGCACTCACCCTCCCCGAAG GAACTCCGGGATTCAATTTCTACAAAGAGAAGTTTACAAAGATCGACCACGAGAATCGTGTGAAAGAGACCGAAGTGGTCGAAGGCGGGTACTTGCTATTCGGGTTTACCCTTTATCGGGTCCGCTTGGAAATCATCGAGAAAGATAACGGTACGTCCATCATCCGATCGTCGGTTGAGTATGAAATTGGAGAAGGTTCTGCAGCTGACCCGTCCATCGTCTCTACTAAGGCGCTGGAGGTGATGGCCCAGGTCGTCGGCAGAAATCTTGAAGAGAAGAACGCTAGCGTTGGCAATGCCTAA
- the LOC131249465 gene encoding norbelladine synthase-like translates to MKMQRTGKLLISWYTRDQHKKGKSSVVSTKKEKKFKKMQGKLSHEWEVRVAASIVWETYGTIELGKLVVQLLPNVVEKVEVVEGDGGVDTVLAVTFLEGTRGFNFFKEKFVKIDNEKFVKETEVVEGGYLLVGFILYRIRLEIIEKDIGASIIRSTVEYETGEGYASNPSDAGGDCPSRRQAS, encoded by the exons ATGAAAATGCAACGAACCGGAAAGCTTCTCATATCTTGGTATACAAGAGATCAGCACAAGAAGGGGAAGAGCTCTGTGGTGTCgacaaaaaaggagaagaaattcaagaaaatgcaAGGGAAACTGTCGCACGAGTGGGAGGTACGTGTGGCAGCATCGATCGTGTGGGAAACGTATGGCACGATTGAGCTGGGAAAGCTGGTAGTCCAATTGCTCCCAAACGTAGTAGAAAAGGTAGAAGTTGTAGAAGGCGACGGAGGCGTTGACACCGTCCTCGCAGTTACTTTCCTCGAAG GAACTCGGGGATTCAATTTCTTCAAAGAGAAGTTCGTGAAGATCGACAATGAGAAGTTTGTGAAGGAGACTGAAGTGGTCGAAGGAGGGTACTTGTTAGTCGGGTTTATTCTTTATCGGATCCGCTTGGAAATCATCGAGAAAGATATCGGTGCATCCATCATCCGATCGACAGTCGAGTATGAAACTGGAGAAGGTTATGCATCCAACCCGTCCGACGCTGGAGGTGATTGCCCAAGTCGTCGGCAAGCATCTTGA